The Amphiura filiformis chromosome 8, Afil_fr2py, whole genome shotgun sequence genomic sequence ggggaccctagatgcaggattggatacaaaataatatttctcttcaatattattggagagatctaatctagtttgattctattgacggttggacaataaaatcactattatgATCGTgtgtagattttgtatccactcatgtatagggtctttgatattgatcaatcacaATGATCGTGTATAGGCTGCATAAGTAGGTATATTCACCAGGACAATGCATACCCCTTTCGTTGTCTTTGCTCGTGACTATTTAAGAAATATGTAAagttgaatatgcaaattaaactTGTAGTCACGCTACGTTAGGTAGGATATTCTATGAAGCTTTACAGATATCCTTTGTTATTCACAATTGTAGTAAGGGACCGACCAATAATTACACAAGGAAAATGGAGACATTTGGAGGAGGGCATGGCATTTTGGGGTATCATGAAAGAAACACCAATATTTGATGGGCATGAAGATCAACAGAGTttggtttttaaatttaaataggaGGAACATAAAATTGGGATTTTATAAGTgtgaaaaaaggaagaacacaacTTTGTCACGATCGAGATGAGATAAGGACATTAATtgtttaacaaagttctttgtatctgatccagaattttcacttacttgtgtacgtttcaacaacacctgttgtctttatcaacacttgatgggtagtgactgctactgacaaccgacgctacTGACAACCGATGCTAGacgtagttccagcgttgatcttggagttgccagttggttgaaacgtacacaagtaagtgaaaattctggatcagatacaaagaactttattaaccagtttactataccgatcctgatgaatctgttcaatcaagGACATTAATAATAGTTTATGTGTATTTTCTCCATTCCATCCTTGCGTAAATATTCATTTGGTCCCAAACTGTATAATCATTCCATTTATCAGTCACATAAGcaatttgtatgtatgtatgactgTTAGCACGCACATATTCAGACAGGTTGAAGTCCAACAAAAGGAGCAATATATTGATATTTGAAAATACATATTCCATGACGTAACACATGATACACTTTTTCTCACCAAATATTATCGCACACCGTACACAAGGCTAATTACGGCATTCAATTTGCAAACTtgttttattacaaaaattaGCACCGTTATGTTAATACTAGAATGGTGCTTCAACGGTATCTTTGTCATTTCTTCTAGGTGGCCTTGATTTTGCAGAGAAACTTCTACTCCGGAAAACTGTCTTTTGTAGAGATAAAAGTGAACTATATCCAGTTTGCAGTCTCTGACTCTGACAGTCTAATTTTCGTTTTAAGTCCGAAATCAATTTCTTAAGTCTCTCTTTTCTGTGTATCAataattgctgacgaagtttaattTTCTCCCGTATGcgaagttcttcttcttcttgtgccaTTCGAATTTTCTCATCCGACACATGTTTTACTTCTCGAAGGTTTTTCACCTTCTCTTCTAAACTTCTCCGAATTTGTCTCAAACTTCGCTCAGGAGATTGATCGGGTTCGTTAGTCTTTCCACTCTCATCCTCAGTTTCTTCATCAGTAACATGTTCTGATTCAGATATGTCGTCTAGTGCATTAATTTGGGCTTTAATGGCGGATATTTCCTTATCTAATTCATCTGTGGATACAACTGGAGATGATTTATCACCAGTCACATTTTCTTGAGAAGAAGACGTGGTAGAATCAAGGCTTTCGCCATCTTGGTTTTCACGACTATTTTCCGGGGAACTGTTCCTTCTTTCCGTGCAAACACTCTCTGTACCATCACTTTCATCATTATCACGACCGTCTGGGGTTTTCACAGGAGACAACGACTCACTATTGGGGCAATAATATTCATTAGCATTAACCTCCCGCAAATGCAACTCTTTCTTGTGTTCAAGCAATACATCTTCATCTGCGCATGCGTCAGCTGGCATGACGTAGTCGAGGTCTCCGGCTACTTTGTTATCCATGAAATCCGTTAGTTTCATTTTCTTGAGTTGTTCTATTGTATTCTTTTCATTTCCGAATTCAGATGGGTGTTTTTCAAGGAGAAGTGGAATGCCAGATAAGTTCTTCTGTAAAAAAGGAAATACATAAAAAGAACGAGTAATTAGTACAATTAAGTTTGTGTTATAAA encodes the following:
- the LOC140158590 gene encoding uncharacterized protein isoform X1, which gives rise to MLLLLLEVVVFSMVMALMLLVVLPPVASSKGHRYKNLSGIPLLLEKHPSEFGNEKNTIEQLKKMKLTDFMDNKVAGDLDYVMPADACADEDVLLEHKKELHLREVNANEYYCPNSESLSPVKTPDGRDNDESDGTESVCTERRNSSPENSRENQDGESLDSTTSSSQENVTGDKSSPVVSTDELDKEISAIKAQINALDDISESEHVTDEETEDESGKTNEPDQSPERSLRQIRRSLEEKVKNLREVKHVSDEKIRMAQEEEELRIREKIKLRQQLLIHRKERLKKLISDLKRKLDCQSQRLQTGYSSLLSLQKTVFRSRSFSAKSRPPRRNDKDTVEAPF
- the LOC140158590 gene encoding uncharacterized protein isoform X2: MKLTDFMDNKVAGDLDYVMPADACADEDVLLEHKKELHLREVNANEYYCPNSESLSPVKTPDGRDNDESDGTESVCTERRNSSPENSRENQDGESLDSTTSSSQENVTGDKSSPVVSTDELDKEISAIKAQINALDDISESEHVTDEETEDESGKTNEPDQSPERSLRQIRRSLEEKVKNLREVKHVSDEKIRMAQEEEELRIREKIKLRQQLLIHRKERLKKLISDLKRKLDCQSQRLQTGYSSLLSLQKTVFRSRSFSAKSRPPRRNDKDTVEAPF